A single region of the Rhodohalobacter sp. 614A genome encodes:
- a CDS encoding ROK family protein codes for MELVAGIDLGGTETKFGLVSREGKLFAYQSIPTNSNIRYETFFESVTEQIKEMMAALGAGYDLVGVSVGAPTGSYLNGTIDNASNLNWPRKIPVANLLSDLFNLPVSISNDANAAAVGEMLFGIAQGKNNFLVVTLGTGLGCGLVVDGNLVLGSRGHAGELGHTIVADQGRDCGCGRKGCLETYASATGIVNTANELLASGEYDKSILQFSENGSLTAKKITKAAKEGDELALRAFDITGRFLGKKLANVVALLNPELIVLTGGLSRSKELILEPTKKYMEENLLNIYKGTVEIKLSEISGEKTAILGAAAFMWLKIDSMSKQTA; via the coding sequence ATGGAGCTAGTTGCGGGAATTGACTTAGGGGGTACTGAAACTAAATTTGGGTTGGTAAGTCGCGAAGGTAAATTATTCGCCTATCAATCCATACCAACAAATTCAAATATTCGCTACGAGACGTTTTTCGAGTCTGTTACCGAACAGATAAAAGAGATGATGGCGGCTCTTGGAGCTGGCTATGATCTTGTTGGTGTAAGTGTTGGCGCACCTACCGGCAGTTATTTGAACGGCACCATCGACAACGCCTCGAATCTGAACTGGCCGAGAAAAATTCCCGTGGCCAATTTACTTTCCGACCTTTTTAATCTTCCGGTTTCCATATCAAATGATGCCAATGCTGCTGCCGTAGGCGAAATGCTTTTTGGTATTGCCCAGGGTAAGAATAATTTTCTTGTAGTAACCTTGGGGACCGGCCTTGGATGTGGATTGGTTGTTGATGGAAATCTTGTGCTTGGATCTCGCGGACATGCAGGCGAGCTTGGCCATACGATTGTAGCCGACCAGGGACGGGATTGTGGATGTGGACGAAAAGGTTGTCTTGAAACATATGCATCGGCCACCGGAATTGTAAACACAGCCAATGAATTGCTTGCCAGCGGCGAATACGACAAATCGATTTTACAGTTTTCTGAAAACGGATCACTTACCGCAAAGAAAATTACAAAGGCAGCTAAAGAAGGGGATGAACTGGCCCTTCGCGCATTTGATATTACCGGCCGGTTTTTAGGAAAAAAACTGGCTAACGTTGTTGCCTTGCTAAATCCGGAGTTGATTGTTCTTACCGGCGGACTATCCCGTTCCAAAGAATTGATTCTTGAACCGACAAAAAAATACATGGAAGAAAACCTTCTGAATATTTATAAAGGAACGGTAGAGATAAAACTTTCGGAAATTAGCGGG
- the nagB gene encoding glucosamine-6-phosphate deaminase: MKNLHEKLNSTDKRLRYYENIPTVIYEGSSEASLAIAQEIAELIKEKEKKNEKAVLGLATGSTPVAVYDELVRMHEEDGLSFKNVITFNLDEYYPIKPDSLQSYVRFMHEHLFDSIDIPEDQIHIPDGTVSENEIFDYCDQYEARIEEAGGIDIQLLGIGRTGHIGFNEPGSRPDSITRLITLDKITRKDAASDFFGEEYVPRRAITMGVGTIMKSKKIILMAWGEGKANIIKETVEGDIQESIPATYLQNHKNTTIVLDQASSEKLMRINTPWLLTSCKWDEKLVRKAVVWLCQKLDKPILKLTDENYNENGMADLITTQGPAYNINIKVFNELQHTITGWPGGKPNEDDKYRPERREPFPKRAIVFSPHPDDDVISMGGTLIRLVDHGHEVHIAYQTSGNIAVFDDDVVRFADFVLDYTEAFDMKEQKAEKLFRKVNDFLKSKQPGQVDSPEVKKIKGLIRRGEAKAGGRYCGVPDENMHFMELPFYETGRVKKKPISDEDIQITVDLLRKVKPHQIYAAGDLSDPHGTHRVCLTAIFEALDVVKNDDWAKDCWVWLYRGAWQEWDVNEIEMAVPLSPLELQRKRRAIFKHQSQKDRPLFPGSDTREFWQRSEDRNRGTAKVYDDLGLAEYEAIEGFVRYHFL; this comes from the coding sequence ATGAAAAACTTACACGAAAAGTTGAATTCGACTGACAAGCGTCTGCGCTATTACGAAAACATTCCGACGGTTATTTATGAAGGAAGCTCAGAGGCTTCGCTGGCCATTGCACAAGAAATTGCAGAACTGATTAAAGAGAAAGAAAAAAAGAATGAAAAAGCTGTTTTAGGACTCGCAACAGGCTCCACACCGGTTGCCGTTTACGATGAGCTGGTCCGAATGCATGAGGAAGATGGACTGAGCTTTAAAAATGTGATCACGTTTAACCTTGATGAGTATTACCCCATCAAACCCGATTCTTTGCAGAGCTATGTCCGGTTTATGCACGAGCACCTTTTTGATTCGATTGATATTCCTGAGGACCAGATTCATATTCCGGATGGGACGGTTTCTGAAAATGAAATTTTTGATTATTGCGATCAGTATGAAGCTAGAATTGAAGAAGCCGGTGGTATTGATATTCAGCTTTTGGGGATTGGGCGAACCGGCCATATCGGGTTTAACGAACCCGGATCAAGACCAGATTCTATAACCCGGCTCATTACACTGGACAAAATTACCCGAAAAGATGCCGCCAGTGATTTCTTTGGCGAAGAATATGTTCCCCGCCGGGCAATCACCATGGGCGTAGGAACCATCATGAAATCCAAAAAAATTATTCTGATGGCCTGGGGAGAAGGAAAAGCCAACATCATCAAAGAAACCGTTGAAGGAGACATCCAGGAAAGCATTCCGGCTACTTATCTTCAGAATCATAAAAACACAACCATTGTGCTCGATCAGGCTTCATCAGAAAAGCTGATGCGAATCAATACGCCCTGGCTGCTCACTTCCTGCAAATGGGATGAAAAGCTGGTTCGAAAAGCGGTCGTCTGGCTCTGCCAAAAACTGGACAAGCCCATTCTCAAACTTACGGATGAGAATTACAACGAAAACGGGATGGCAGATCTCATCACTACACAAGGACCCGCATACAACATCAACATTAAGGTGTTTAATGAGCTGCAACACACCATTACCGGATGGCCGGGCGGTAAACCGAATGAGGATGACAAGTATCGCCCTGAACGACGAGAGCCATTCCCAAAACGCGCTATTGTTTTTAGTCCGCATCCTGATGATGATGTAATCTCTATGGGAGGAACTTTGATCCGGTTGGTTGATCATGGGCATGAAGTTCATATTGCCTATCAAACATCCGGAAATATTGCTGTTTTTGATGATGACGTGGTTCGATTTGCCGATTTTGTTCTTGATTACACCGAAGCATTTGATATGAAAGAACAAAAAGCCGAAAAACTGTTTCGAAAAGTCAATGATTTTCTGAAATCCAAACAGCCGGGCCAGGTTGATTCGCCTGAGGTGAAGAAAATAAAAGGACTTATTCGCCGCGGTGAAGCTAAAGCCGGAGGACGCTACTGCGGAGTTCCCGATGAAAATATGCACTTCATGGAATTGCCGTTTTATGAAACCGGCCGGGTGAAGAAAAAACCCATTTCAGATGAAGATATTCAGATCACGGTTGACCTCCTGAGGAAAGTGAAACCTCATCAAATTTACGCGGCCGGTGATTTATCTGATCCGCACGGAACCCACCGCGTTTGTTTGACCGCCATTTTTGAAGCGCTTGACGTGGTTAAAAATGATGATTGGGCGAAAGATTGCTGGGTATGGCTCTACCGGGGCGCATGGCAGGAATGGGATGTAAACGAGATAGAAATGGCCGTTCCCCTCAGTCCGCTTGAACTGCAACGAAAACGCCGTGCAATCTTCAAACATCAATCACAAAAAGACCGGCCACTCTTTCCCGGGTCTGATACCCGAGAATTCTGGCAACGCTCTGAAGATCGAAACCGTGGAACGGCTAAGGTTTATGACGATCTGGGGTTAGCCGAATATGAAGCCATCGAAGGATTTGTTCGATACCATTTTCTTTGA
- a CDS encoding UDP-glucose--hexose-1-phosphate uridylyltransferase, protein MNIDLNNHPHRRYNILSGEWVQVSPHRTKRPWQGKTEDQAGESKPEYDPACYLCPGNSRAGGKQNSDYESTFVFTNDFSALKPDTPSEVSNEDDLLIAKGEKGICRVICFSPRHDLTLPEMEVSQIREVVDLWTKEYQELGEREYINYVQIFENKGEIMGCSNPHPHGQIWAQQTIPDEPAKELKQFSDHFKKNTRTLLSDYLNLELKKNERIVVENDDFAVLIPFWAFWPFETLLISKRPFGRFTDMTESEKDSLADIIQKITIKYDNLFEVSFPYSAGFHPAPTDGKEHPEWHFHMHFYPPLLRSATVKKFRVGYEMLGTPQRDITPEYSAKVLKELPIIHYKKK, encoded by the coding sequence ATGAACATCGATTTGAATAACCATCCTCATCGCCGATACAATATTCTTTCCGGAGAGTGGGTACAGGTGAGCCCACATCGGACTAAACGTCCGTGGCAGGGAAAAACCGAAGATCAGGCGGGTGAATCAAAACCTGAATACGATCCGGCATGTTATTTATGTCCCGGAAATTCGCGGGCTGGTGGCAAACAAAATTCCGATTACGAGAGCACGTTTGTTTTTACAAATGATTTCAGTGCTCTGAAACCGGACACTCCATCTGAGGTTTCAAATGAGGATGATCTGCTCATCGCAAAAGGAGAAAAAGGAATTTGCAGAGTAATCTGTTTTTCTCCGCGCCATGATTTGACGTTGCCGGAAATGGAGGTCTCACAGATCCGGGAAGTGGTGGATCTCTGGACAAAAGAGTACCAAGAACTCGGCGAAAGAGAGTATATTAATTACGTGCAGATTTTTGAGAATAAAGGCGAGATTATGGGATGCAGTAACCCGCATCCTCACGGACAAATTTGGGCACAACAAACCATTCCCGATGAACCGGCCAAAGAGTTGAAACAGTTTTCAGATCACTTCAAAAAAAATACGAGAACTCTTCTTTCTGATTATCTAAATCTTGAACTCAAGAAGAATGAAAGAATCGTAGTTGAGAATGATGATTTCGCAGTTTTGATTCCATTCTGGGCGTTTTGGCCCTTTGAAACGCTTTTGATCAGCAAGCGTCCGTTTGGGCGATTTACGGATATGACCGAATCAGAAAAAGATTCTCTGGCTGATATCATCCAAAAAATCACCATCAAATACGATAATCTGTTTGAGGTGTCTTTTCCTTACTCAGCCGGATTTCATCCTGCGCCAACGGATGGAAAAGAACATCCCGAATGGCATTTTCATATGCATTTTTATCCGCCGTTGTTACGTTCGGCAACCGTTAAAAAATTCAGAGTGGGATATGAAATGCTTGGAACGCCTCAGCGGGATATTACGCCGGAATATAGTGCGAAGGTACTGAAAGAACTTCCCATCATTCATTATAAGAAAAAGTAA
- a CDS encoding galactokinase, translating to MNQLAKRVKREFQNRFDDDYILINSPGRVNLIGEHTDYNDGFVLPAAVNKQIYLAISDNHSDKAKLFSVDLDDYWEADITKPLVKSEKGWPNYLLGVVDQLQHHGYEVSGFDCAFGGDIPIGAGMSSSAALEGAVLYGLTELFELDISPEDMAKIAQKAENEFVGVQCGIMDQFVSLNGKEDHAMKLDCRSLEYEFYPFKFDDIHIVLCDTQVQRELVSSEYNIRRSQCEEGVKVLQQFDSSIQNLRDVSLSFLQSHQKELDPVVYKRCKYVIEENQRVLDACKDLNNEDLVSFGQRMYASHMGLKDEYEVSCKELDILVEEARSIEGVYGSRMMGGGFGGCTINLVEDSHLASFKKQIAERYHERTGKETKIYQAKVSGGTHLVDQSARSVKEI from the coding sequence ATGAACCAATTAGCCAAACGAGTCAAACGAGAATTTCAAAATCGTTTTGATGATGATTATATACTGATAAATTCTCCCGGACGGGTTAACCTTATTGGCGAACACACGGATTATAATGATGGATTCGTTTTGCCGGCCGCCGTTAATAAGCAGATTTATCTTGCCATTTCCGACAACCATTCAGACAAAGCCAAATTGTTTTCTGTTGATCTGGACGATTATTGGGAAGCGGATATCACAAAGCCACTTGTAAAATCAGAGAAAGGATGGCCAAATTATCTGCTGGGAGTTGTCGATCAATTGCAACATCATGGATATGAGGTGAGCGGTTTCGATTGTGCATTTGGTGGGGATATTCCCATAGGCGCGGGAATGTCATCATCTGCAGCTCTGGAAGGAGCGGTGTTGTACGGATTAACGGAACTTTTTGAATTGGACATCTCCCCTGAAGACATGGCTAAAATTGCCCAAAAAGCAGAAAATGAATTTGTGGGTGTGCAATGTGGGATTATGGATCAGTTTGTAAGCCTGAACGGGAAAGAAGACCATGCAATGAAGCTGGATTGTCGTTCGCTGGAGTATGAGTTTTACCCGTTTAAGTTTGATGATATTCACATTGTACTTTGTGATACCCAAGTGCAGAGAGAACTGGTTTCATCCGAATATAATATCCGGCGCTCGCAGTGCGAAGAAGGTGTAAAAGTCTTACAGCAATTTGACTCATCCATACAAAACCTGAGAGATGTTTCACTCTCTTTCTTACAAAGTCATCAAAAAGAACTTGATCCTGTTGTTTACAAACGGTGTAAATACGTGATAGAAGAAAATCAACGGGTGTTGGATGCCTGTAAGGATCTTAATAACGAAGATCTGGTTTCTTTTGGGCAACGGATGTATGCCTCCCATATGGGATTAAAAGATGAGTATGAAGTTAGTTGCAAGGAACTGGATATTCTGGTAGAAGAAGCCCGATCTATTGAAGGTGTATACGGCTCCCGAATGATGGGAGGAGGATTTGGCGGATGTACAATCAATCTTGTTGAAGATTCTCATCTCGCATCTTTCAAGAAACAAATTGCAGAACGTTATCATGAGAGAACCGGTAAGGAAACAAAAATTTATCAGGCCAAAGTTTCAGGAGGGACACATCTTGTGGATCAGTCAGCGAGATCTGTTAAAGAGATATGA
- a CDS encoding sodium/sugar symporter — MTFTALDTIVFSLYCALIIGIGLWVSRDKEGHQKNAEDYFLAGKSLPWWAIGASLIAANISAEQIIGMSGSGFAVGLAIATYEWMGAVTLIIVGKYLLPIFIEKELYTIPEFVEKRFNTTLKTILAIFWIGLFVFVNLTTVMFLGAKAIDTIMGTGDGSLLIYALIGLALIAAAYSLYGGLAAVAWTDVLQVGLLVLGGLVTTLVALYHVTPEGGILYGFQHIYEVAGDKFNMILDRSNPEFQNLPGIAVLIGGMWVANLYYWGFNQYIIQRTLAAKSLKESQKGIIFAAVLKLIIPLIVVIPGIIVYVLYTQPDGTAQIPGIIDVFQNPDGSIEYDNAYPWLMKVFLSPGFLGLVVAALAAAIVSSLASMLNSVATIFTMDIYLPYINKNATDKQTVNMGRITATIALLIAIFMAPQLQSVPQVFQYIQEYTGLVSPGILAVFLMGLFWKQTTTKGAIYGVLGSIIIALILKLAPLGLPFLDQMYYTLILTIVIIVGVSLTTNPYNEDPKAIHTTAETFKTDSAFNIGSYVILMLVAVLYAVFW; from the coding sequence ATGACCTTTACAGCACTTGATACCATTGTCTTCTCATTGTATTGTGCTCTCATTATTGGAATTGGGCTTTGGGTCTCTCGGGATAAAGAGGGGCATCAAAAAAATGCAGAAGACTATTTTTTAGCCGGGAAATCCCTCCCTTGGTGGGCAATCGGAGCCTCATTAATTGCGGCAAACATTTCGGCTGAACAGATCATTGGGATGTCGGGATCGGGTTTTGCCGTGGGGCTTGCCATTGCTACCTACGAATGGATGGGAGCCGTAACGCTGATTATTGTGGGTAAATACCTGCTTCCCATTTTCATTGAGAAAGAACTTTATACCATTCCTGAATTCGTTGAAAAACGTTTCAATACCACATTGAAGACGATTTTAGCAATTTTTTGGATCGGATTATTTGTTTTTGTTAACCTCACTACCGTCATGTTCTTGGGGGCCAAAGCCATTGACACCATTATGGGAACAGGAGATGGAAGTCTGCTGATTTATGCCCTGATTGGCTTAGCTTTAATTGCTGCTGCCTATTCGTTATATGGAGGATTGGCTGCCGTAGCATGGACAGATGTTCTTCAGGTAGGATTGCTGGTTCTGGGAGGTCTCGTAACAACTCTTGTTGCGCTTTATCACGTAACCCCCGAAGGCGGAATTCTTTATGGATTTCAGCACATTTATGAAGTAGCCGGTGATAAATTTAATATGATTCTTGACCGGTCCAATCCGGAGTTTCAAAACTTGCCCGGCATCGCCGTTTTGATTGGAGGAATGTGGGTGGCAAATCTCTACTACTGGGGATTCAATCAATATATCATCCAGCGCACTTTGGCTGCAAAATCGTTAAAGGAATCCCAAAAAGGAATTATTTTTGCCGCTGTCCTTAAACTGATCATTCCTCTGATTGTTGTAATTCCCGGCATCATCGTTTATGTGCTTTATACACAGCCGGATGGAACCGCGCAGATTCCGGGAATTATTGATGTCTTTCAAAATCCGGATGGAAGCATTGAATACGATAATGCCTATCCCTGGCTGATGAAAGTATTCCTTTCACCCGGATTTTTGGGATTGGTAGTTGCCGCACTTGCCGCAGCTATCGTTTCTTCTCTGGCTTCTATGCTGAATTCGGTAGCCACTATTTTTACAATGGATATCTACCTCCCGTACATCAACAAAAATGCTACAGATAAGCAAACGGTTAATATGGGAAGAATTACAGCTACCATTGCATTACTCATTGCCATTTTTATGGCTCCGCAGCTCCAGTCGGTTCCGCAGGTGTTTCAATATATCCAGGAATACACCGGCTTAGTAAGTCCTGGTATTTTAGCAGTGTTTTTGATGGGACTCTTTTGGAAGCAGACAACAACCAAAGGAGCAATTTACGGAGTCTTGGGATCGATCATTATTGCATTGATATTAAAACTGGCTCCACTTGGGCTACCCTTCCTGGATCAAATGTATTACACGCTGATACTGACGATCGTCATTATTGTTGGGGTAAGTTTGACAACCAATCCATACAATGAAGACCCGAAAGCTATTCATACAACCGCAGAAACGTTTAAAACAGACTCGGCATTTAACATTGGTTCATATGTGATCTTGATGTTGGTAGCTGTGCTCTATGCAGTATTCTGGTAA